The Nitrososphaerales archaeon DNA window CGAGCCGAGAACTCCCCGCGAGGCGATCCAGGCATATTTTCCGATCGCACCTTTGTTGGATTCTATAAAAGGGTTCAGAGGGGACTTACTATCTGAACGTTGGAGATGTCGAAGTAACGCCGCGCGAGCAGCCTGACCTTCTCGGCGTTCCTGCCTCCCATGCCCACCGCGGCGCCCTTCTTCTTCGGGTCCACAACGACGACAACGCCTCTCGAGCCGTCCGGCCTGTCGCTGACGCGGATCTCTTGGACGTACCTCGGGCCGAGGGCGTTCTTGATTAGCTCAGAGATATCGTCGGACCACTCAACAACCTCAACCGGCCTTCTCACCGCCCTCTCCATCTTCTTCACCGACGCTCCCTCCTTTCCTATCGCGAGTCCCATCTGACCCTTCGTGACGATGAAGATCAACCTGTTCAGCTTCTCGTCAATAACGCAGTCCTTGGCAGTCGCGCCCGTCATGCTGTTGAACATCGACATCAGAGAGAGTTGTTCCGAGCTTAACTTGATCTCTGGCACTCTGTGTTCACCGGAGCAGTTGCTTCAGATTCGCTTCGCCAAGCGACATGAGAGCAAGAGCAGAGACCTTGTATGGTCTCCCTATCAACTTGGCCAACTCGGCTGACGTGAAGCTCACGTCGATCACTGGGACCTCGTGCTTTTTCGCCTCTTCCCTCAGCTTCGCGCCCACGCCCGCCGGCATTGACTTCGTGCAGATGACCGCCTTCGCGCCTTTCATGCTCGCCAGGGATTCCTTTGCGCCTATGGTGTATTTCCCACCCTTCATTGCCTCCTTCAGGAGCTTTGAGAGCTGGGCAGGTTCCATGCTTTGGTCAACTCATGTAGAGATCGATCATGCCGGTCCCGACCGGGATCGGCAGGCCGACGATGACGTTCTCTGTCACTCCCTTCAGGTCTTCCCTCTCGCCCTTGACGGCTGCCTCGGCGAGAGTTGGGACGGTAATCTCGAAGGCTGCCCTCGCCAACACGCTGCTCTTGGCTCCTGCGATTCCGTGCCTGCCTATCTGCTGTATGTACCCCTTCGAAGTCATCAGGTCTGCCACGAGGAAGATGTGCCTGATGTCGACCTCCAGGCCCTGCTCGTCGAGAGTGCTCATGACCTCGCGCACAAGCGTCGCCCTGGCTGCCTCGATCCCAAGAACCTGGGCCACCTCGTGCACGTTGTTCGTGTACACCCTCGTGGGGTCCACACCCTTGATCGCAATAACCTTGCCCAAGTTGGAGCCGGCAGCCTGGATGAACCATTCCTCTCCTTCCTTTACGACCGTGACCCTGGTGATGCCAGGTATGCCCTTCAGCTTCATGTTCTGTATCTTGTTCCTGAGGGTGAAGAGGGTCGAGAGGTCGGCGTTCTCCATGTTCACTCTGATTATCTTGCCCCTCTCAATCTGGACGTTCCTCTTCCCCGTCTCTATCACCTTTGCTACCTCATCAGCCGATGCGTCCCTGTCGGTCATCATCTTCTCGCTGAGGTGCAGCTTGATCCCCTCTGTAGGGTCGACCTCGCTGTAGTCAACGACGTTGCCCACCTTCGTGAAGAGTATCTCCTTCGCGACCTTGACCGCTTTCTCGTTGGTTGCGCCGTACTCCTTGTCCAGGTATATGTCCATCGACGGCGTTGCGGGTATCTTCCTTGCATCGACAAGCTCCATCAGCCTGGGAAGTCCAAGCGTGACGTCCCTCTCCCTCACACCTGCGAAGTGGAAAGTCCTGAGGGTCATCTGGGTGCCTGGCTCGCCAATCGATTGGGCGGCCACTATGCCGGATGCCTCCCCTGGTTCCACTCGCGAGTAGTCCAAGGCCTCCGCAACCTTCTCAAGGGCTTCCTTGGCGCCCTCCTCCGTGAGGTGTGCTGCCGCGAGCTTCTCTCTCAGCTCCCTCAACAGTCTGTCGTTGAGGGAAGGCTGATACTTCTTCAACAGCTTCTCGATGGTCTCCTCGTCCAGCTTCGTCTTTGACTTTGAGAGCAGTCCTTGCGTCTCGAGCAGTCTCTCGAGGTTGATTGGGCGCCCGTGGTCGCTCTTCGCCGGGTCGACGCCGTCTTCGCCGTAGAGGAACTGGATGAGGTGGCCATGTGGGTCCCTGACTGTCAAGTCGTACTCCACCTTGAGGTGCTCGAGCGCGTTGATAAGCCTTCTCTGCATGTACCCGCTCTGCTGAGTCCTGACGGCCGTGTCGACCAACCCCTCCCTTCCACCCATTGCGTGGAAGAAGAACTCGGTCGGAGAGAGCCCGTCGCGGTAGTTGCTCCGGACGAAGCCTTTCGCTTCTGGCGTGTTGTCGTTCCAGGGGAAGTGGCTGAGCGCCCTGCCTCTCAATCCCTTCTCGATCCTCTTGCCTCTGACAGACTGCTGTCCGAGGGCTGCGGTCATCTGGCCTACGTTCAGGCTCGACCCTCTCGCCCCAGTCCTGGCCATGATCATCCCAGAGTTCTCCGGCGGGAAAGCCTTGTCTGCTATCCTGCCTGCCCTGTCCCTCGCTCTTGCCAGCTCGTTCACGATGTACGCTTCCAGAGAGTCCTCGGGCGAAAGCCCCCTGGTCAGTTGGAGGGTGCCAGCCTTGTACTTCTTGATGAGGTCAGAGACGTTGCTGTAGGCCTCGTCCAGTGTATCCTTGATGCCCTTCTTTGCCTCATCCGGGAGCTCGAGCTCGTTGAACCCGTATGTGAAGCCACGTCTCGTCAGGAACGTCTTCAATACGCTCAGGATTGAGTTGAGGAAGCTCCTCGCCTCTTCGTTGCCATAGTCCTTTGCAATCCTGTGCAGCAGGCTGTCAGGCTCCTCCGCACCAATCACGGCTTTGTCGACGACACCGGATATCAGATTGCCGTCCCTGATGACGACGTCATTGGATTCACCTGATTTCGAAGACTTCGCCCACTTCGAGGTGAGCACGTAGTTCATCCCCTTCGGGAGGAACAGCGAGAAGAGCTGCTTGCCTGTGTACAGGCCCCTGGCCCCCGCCTCGGGCAGGTCGCCGTCGTAACCTCCTATCAGGGCGAGATTGGAGAACTCTCCGGCAGTGAGAGTCGTCTCATCCCTTGTGAGCATGAAAGCGCCTGTGATGAAGTCCCTTATGCCTCCGATTATTGGCCCACCGTATCTTGGGGATATTATTTGGTCCTGGACCTTCATCAGCATGAGCGCCTCGGAGCGCGACTCTTCGCTCTGGGGCACGTGCAGGTTCATCTCGTCGCCGTCGAAGTCTGCGTTGTAGGGCGGGCAGACCGACGGGTGGAGTCTGAATGTTCTGAACGGGAGGACCCTGACGAAGTGAGCCATGACTGACATCCTGTGTAGCGAGGGCTGCCTGTTGAAGAGGACGACGTCGCCGTCTATGAGGTGCCTCTCAACTATGTAGCCCGTTGTGAGCGAATCTGCAAGCGCTTTCCTGTCGCTCGCGAAGTCGAGCCTGATCTTCACTCCGTCGGCCCTTATGACGTAGTTGGCCCCTGGGTGCTCGAACGGCCCTTTGATGACGAGCTGCTTCAGCATCTCGATGTTCCAGGATGAGACCTTCTCAGGGATGGTGAGCTTCTTTGCGACCTCGAACGGAACACCGACCTCGCCTATGTCGAGACTGGGGTCTGGGCTAATAACTGTCCTGCTCGAGAAGTCGACCCTTTTCCCGGACAGCGAACCCCTGAACCTGCCCTCCTTCCCCTTCAGTCTCTGACTGAGCGTCTTGAGGGGCCTGCCAGACCTGTGATGTGCCTGGGGGATTCCTGAGACTTCGTTGTCGAAGTATGTCGTCACGTGGTAGTGCAGCAGGTCGACCAGGTCTTGGACGATAAGGTGGGGCGTCCCAGACTCCTTGCTCTCCCTCACCCTCTGATTGACCCTTAGAATGTCCACGACCTTGTGGGTCAGGTCGTCCTCGGACCTGATTCCCGACTCTAGAGTGATCGACGGCCTTACAGTCAGTGGTGGGACTGGCAGGACCTGAAGAACGAACCACTCGGGCCTGGCCGCCTTCGCGTTGAAGTCGAGGACCTCGAGGTCTTCGTTGGTGACCCTCTCGAGCCTCTCCCGTATTGCGACTGGAAGGAGCCTCGTGGCCCCGCCCTCCTCCGTGATCTCGTGGAAGATTGTGGGCTTTGTGAACTCGATTTGGTACTGTTGCTTGCCGCAGTGAGGACAGAGCTTGACCTTCCTCGCTTTTGTGAAGATTTCCTTCGCGATAGTCTCGACGAGCGTTGGCGCGAAGTCGGTCCTGCTCGTCAACCTGGCCTTGTACGCGTCGAGCTCCTGCTGCGGGAGAAGGATCCTCCCGCACGTCCTGCACGTCGTCTGGATGAGCTTGTTTATCTCGTCGACGAACGCGATGTGCAGCACAGGCTCTGCCAGCTCGATGTGGCCGAAGTGGCCCGGACATCGGCCGGCTGTGCTTCCGCAGGTCCCGCACTTCTGCCCAGGTTCAAGGGTACCTAGCCTGCTGTCCATCAGGCCTCCCTGGACCGGCATCCCGTCCTCGTCGTAGGTCTCGGGCTGCGTGATTTCGGCAACTGAGTACTTCCTCACCTCGTTCGGGGAGAAGACCGAGAAGTCGATGCCGCCTATCGTCTTGAGGGCTTGTTCCATCGACACGATTCTACACCTTGTCCTTTAGCTGGAGCCTCGGGGCAATGTTCAGGCTCATCATCTCCTGGAGGAGCAGTTTGAACGCGTACGCCACGACGACTGTCGAGATCTTGGCTTGGTCGCCGTCGATCTTGCAAGTGTACTTCCTCTGCTTAGCGTCGTAGTAGGCGATGAGGCCACACTTCTCGCAGACGTAGATCTCTGTCTTGTCCGCCTCGTCGAGGAGCCTGTCCTTCAGCACCATCGAGGCACCGTAGGCTATGAGGCAGTCCCTCTCCATCTCGCCGAACCTAAGACCCCCACCCCTCGCCCTTCCCTCGGTGGGCTGCTTCGTGAGCATCTGGACCTGACCGCGCGCCCTCGCGTGGATCTTGTCCGCGACCATGTGGTGAAGCTTCTGGTAGTAGACGACGCCGACGAAGATGTCGGCTGCGAACTTCTTCCCTGTCTTGCCGTCGTACATGACCTCCCTGCCGGTCGGCTCGAAGCTCCGTCCCTTCAAGACCTTCTCGAGCTCCTCTATGCTCTCGCCAGCGAAGGCAGAGCCGTCTACGGAGGTGCCCCTCAGAGCGCCCGCCTTCCCAGCGATTGATTCTATGAACTGGCCGACTGTCATCCTGGACGGGAATGCATGGGGGTTGATGATCACGTCGGGCACTATGCCCTCCGCGGTGTACGGCATGTCCTCCTGAGGCACCACGAGGCCGATCACTCCCTTCTGCCCGTGCCTGGAGGCGAACTTGTCACCTATCTCTGGAATCCTCATGTCCCTAACCCTGACCTTGAACATCCGGCCACCCTCGACGTTCTCTGTCATGAAGACTGAATCGACTACGCCCGCCTCAGACGGCCTGACAGCGACAGATGTGTCTCTCCTGTAGGGGCCCTTAATCTCGAACTCCTTGTACTCCTCCATGAACCTGGGGGGGCTCGTCCTCCCTATCACGACGTCTCCCCCTGAGACCAATGACTCGCCAGAGATTATCCCGTCGCCTTCGAGCAGCCTGTAGAACTTCTCACCCCTGTATCCCCTTATGTTCGACTCCGCAGACGGGACCTCGAACGTGTCTCTCATGCCTCCGAGGTACTGCTTTGCCTGCCCCTCGTAGAGTCTGTAGAAGAACGAACGGGCAAGTCCCCTCTCGATGCTCGACCTGTTCATGATGATCGCGTCCTCGATGTTGTAGCCTTCGAAGGAGAGGACTGCAACGACGCAGTTCTGGCCGAGGGGCCTCTCGTCTATCTTCAGAAGGTCGAGCGTCCTCGTCCTGACAACCGGGGCCTGCGGGCTCACGAGAAGGTGCTGCCTAACGTGAGGCGAGATAGGGTAGGTGGGCGAGGAGAAGCCGAGGCTCTGCTTCGCCATGGCGGACTCGTACGTGTTCCTCGGTGACTGGTTGTGCTCGGGGTACGGTATGATTGAAGCCGCGATTCCGAACATCGCAGCGGGGAAGACCTCGACGTGGGTGTTCTTCGTCGCGATCTGGTCGACTTCCATTGCGACCAGGCAGTTCTCTTCCTCGTTCGCGTCTATCAGCTCGATGACGCCCTGCTCCACAAGGTCCCTCCACGAGAGCTGGCCGGCGCCGACCTTCTCTATCAGGTCGTGGTTGAGGAGTGGTCTGCCGTTCTCGACTACTATGAGGGGTCTGAGCACCCTGCCGGAACTGATGCTGATGTAGAGCCTCGGGTAGGCCTTGTCGTTGAGAGATGAAGCGTACATGACGCTTGCGCTCGGATTGATCTGACCCTCCCTCCTGAGCTTCCTGAACGCCTTGGCGAGCCTCTCGCCGTCGTCTACGTATCCGAGGAACCTCCCGTCCATGAAGACCCTGCAGCCGTTCAGCTGCAGCTTCTGGTCGGCGTCTCTGATTTGTTTTGCCCCGAGCTCCCAGAGTTTCTCCTCGACTTCTGCGGACGGGACGCCCACGGAGATGGTAGCCGAAAGGGCGAGGTTCTTGACAAGCCCGCAGTTCACTCCCTCTGGCGTCTCTGATGGACAGATCCTCCCAAAGTGTGTAGCGTGCAGGTCTCTCGCCTCGAAGTTGGGCTGGCTCCTGCTGAGGGGAGACTGCACCCTTCTGAGATGGCTCAGGGTGCTCAGGTAGTTGGTCCTGTCGAGGAGCTGGGTCACGCCCACTTTCCCCCTACCCCAGTTGCCAGTCGCGATTGCGTTATTCAGCTTATCAGTGATTATGCCCGTCCTGATGGCCGCCCCGACTACGTTGCCGCCCCGCTTCTGGCCCGTCCTCTCGAGCTGGTACTTCATGTCCCTGACGAGGTTCCTGAAGGCTGTCCGGAACAAGTCTGCGAGCATCTGGCCTGCGAACTTGATCACCTTGTTCCCGTAGTGGTCCTTGTCGTCTGCCCCTATCCAGCCGAGCCTGAGCTCGAGCAGCTTGCAGACTGCCTCTCCCATGAACATTGCCTTGTCGTACCTCCTGTCGTCAGTCTTGCCGAGGTGCGGCAGGAGCCCCCAGTCGAGCATCGATTGAGCCCTCTTCACCCTGAACTCCTCGAGCATCCCGTGGGCGACCCTGTTGCCTATGTACACGAGAGAGTCCTTGTCCGTGGGAGCCTCGCTCGCCTTGTCGAAGGAGACCTCCAGGAGGTCCTGTATCTCTGGCTTCGGCGATATCGAGTCTGCTATGTCCCTGTCAGACTTTATCCCGAGCGCCCTCATGACGATTACGAAGGGAAGGTCGACCGGACAGCTGGGCACCTTGACGTTGATTGCGCCGTCCTGCTTCAGCGTGAGTTCCAGTTTCGAGCGGTATCCCACCACCGACGAGTAGACCCGGGACTTGTACGTGTTCACCCCCGAGACCTTCTCCGCGTCGACCAGGATCTTGTTCGGCGAGAGGTCCTCCAGTCCTACTATCACCCTCTCGGCGCCGTTGATTATGAAGTAGCCGCCAGGGTCGTTGGGGTCTTCGCCGACCTCTATGAGCTGCTCCTTCGTCTTGTCAGAGAGTTGGCAGAGCTCAGACTTCACCATTACTGGGAGGTCGCCGATGTGCTGCCGAGTGGTGTCGCGCGGCAGCCCCTCCTCCTCTATCGTCATCTCGAGCAGGATTGGCGCCGAGTAAGTGAGGTTCCGAAGCCTCGCCTCCATCGGCAGGATGCTGCTAACGGACCCGTCTATCTCGACAACCCTGGGAGAGCCGAGGGTTATCCTACCGAACTTTATCTTGTAAGGGGTGCTGACTGTCTCGACTTCTATCTCTCCAATCTCGTCGATTATGTTCTGGAGCCCTTTTGAGAAAAACTCGTTGTAACTGTTGAGGTGCTGCCTTGCCACTCCCTCCCTCTCAAGGAGGTCGCGGAGTATTATCCACGAGTTTGACCTTTGGACCTGCTTGCTCAAGTTCTATGCCTCCACCACGTACCTGTAGTATGTGCTGGTTCCGGCCGTCTCGCTTTTCCTGGTTATCCTGACGAAATCGCCCGGCTTTGCTCCTATCTCCTTTGCCACCGGGTCGGTGGCAAGAATGTAGGGAAACTGGCCCGGAGTCGCGCTGTTCCTAGCCACGACCTGTTCGGCCTCCTCCCTAGTCAGTAGTTCGTGCTTTGGAATCAGGAAGTGGGTGCTGATCTGGAACGGAGGGACTTCCTCTTCGACCTTCTTCCTCTTCACTGGCTTCCTTGCAGTTGTCTTTGTGGTCCTTGCCGGGGCTATGCCTCGGCACCTCCATTCATAACTAACCCTAGGGGACGAGAACAGTACAAGCGCAGGGCCCGACGTTTGCCGAGCAGGGTCGTGTATTTACGCTTTTCCGACGATGAAAGGGCTCTGTTGCGTTCATGGGTGTTGGGAGTCCTCCCTGTTGCGCCTCTGGTGCTGAGCGTTCTGGATAATCGTCTCCCATTTGTTCTCGCCCTCGACTTTGATTCCCGCTCTCTCGGCGGGTGTCGCTCCGTTCAACCCTTCATGCGGTCTGATGAAGTTGTGGTAAATCTGGAGTCCCTTGATTATGGGCGTGTCTATTCGCTTCAGCCCACGCATGACTTTCTCTCTGTCTCGGAACTCCCCGTTGAGCCGTTCCATCTTGTTGTTGTGAACCATTCCTGACAGTCGGATTTCCTTAATGTGTGCCGTGTGAGGGAACTCGAAATGTGAAGCTATCCCATATGTTCTCAGCCCGTCTGTTATCAGCGTCTTGGGTTGCTTCCCTGCCGTCTCTTTCGCTTTTCGGAACAGTTGGGTTGCGTTTGTGTTCTCCTTGAAGTTGGACACCTGTTGAGCAATCCAGTAGCGGGTTTCATCGTCCATCATAGAGAACAGATACTTCATGTCTCCTTTCACCTTGACGAATACCTCGTCTGCCCTCCAAGTGTCCGAGACTTGCGGGGTGAAGTCCTTGAGATATTCGTCCATCAGTCCCGTGTATTTCTGAATCCACCGATAGACCGTCGTATGATTGACGGTCACGCCTTGGAGCCTCAGAGACTTCTGCACGTTCCGAAGGCTCTCGCCTCCGAAATACATCTGCATCGCAAGCGTGATAACCTTCGGGTTCGACCTCATGCGCTCGAATCCGAAGTTCTTGGAGAACCGCTTACCGCATGATAGGCACTCGAAGCGCTGAATGTTGCCTCCCCTGTTGTGGAGTAGGCCGTCCTTCTTGATGCGTTCGGAGCCACAGCTAAGGCACGACTGGTAGTCAAGAGGCACGACGCGCCTCGCGTTCTCTATTCGCCGACGAATCTGAAGCGAGAGTTCAACCGCGAACTGGTGCTTGCACTTCACGCCTCTGAAAGCAAAGTCGGGGCAGGAGCAAGACCAACCCGCCTCTGTCGAGACGACGACATACCACGCGTCCCCTGATTGAGACTTCACGTGATACTCGAACTGGCTGACCCTGACAACGTTGGCCTCGACTTTGGCGATTGCGCTCCCCCGCGACTGTCTTGAATCAAAAACGGGAGTTGTCATCTGTCCATCAACTCCCAAGAGTTCTGGCGAGCCTCGGAATCGTCCTCTTCCTCGCCCATCTCCGCCCTGTCGATTTGCGCGGGTGTCATGTGTCCATAGGTGTGTATTAGCACCTATATTAGCGTTGTCCCTATTGACACCTATACACACATAGTTAAATACCGAGGCCGACAAGGGGAGAGCCGATGCAGAAGCGATATAATGTCGCCATGACAGAGGAGATGGAGAAGAGGCTGGAGATAGAGCGGAAGAAAAGGGCTCTTGACTCGATACCTGAGACCGTTCGATACATCTTGAGCGAGTATCTCGCGAAGTCATAGTCTTATCCCGACGATTGTAAGCATCAGCAGTATCGTCACCAAAATGATAATTATCACGCCTACGTAGCCGAGCGCGTTGACGACCCTAATCCAAAGGGGAGTGCCTTTCAATCTCAAAACCCCAAAGTGTGGCTGAAAGGGACGAAGTCAAACTCTTGATTGCCGTGGGAGTAGCTGCGAGCATCGTGGCATACTACACTCTTAGAAGTTCTGCGTCCCTTCCCTTTCCGCTCAAGATTCCTTCCCCTGACCCTTTGGGAATCGACCAAGACATCAACTTCACTCTCGGGGGGTTGATTCTCATTTTCTCTGCTTATGTCAGCGTCTTGGCCTTCGCCTATTCTTGGGATTTCTTCATCCCGTTGACTGAGAACCACCTCAAGTTCCGAGATTTTGAGAGCGCGGTGAGGAGCGTTGCGAACGCCGAATTCTTGGTTGCCGTAGGTGTGCTGATAGTCCTCTACATCGAGGTTCTCTTTCGGATTGTTGAACCCGCGTAGACAATTACCGAGCCGAGTCCCGACGCTTGACAGGCAGAGGATTGCGGAGCGAGTCCCGAGGGTTTGACTGAGCCTGACTGTTGCACGACTGGTGCCGAAGGACTGGCCTGAGTTAACGCAACAGAACCGATGAAAGGGTTCTGTTGAATCTATGGGTGATTTTCGCTCCATGTTGCGTTGCGGGTGATGGCGAGGGTCTTTCGGATTGATGAGAAGCGACCGACCATGAGCCCTATGGAAGGGATATAACAATGAACCCCTCGCGCGGGGTAAATTGCCTGACATCGATGTCCCCCTTGTCAGTCAGGGAGACGATGATGTTGGTTGTGTTCCTGCATGTGTCAAGATGGTCATCGAGTTTTACTCGGCGATATACCCAGACTTGCCGAATCCCCACATGGATGCACTTAAGAAGGCGATGGGCTATGACGACAGCGGAACATCGTTGGATGGCGTGACTGGGGTGAACCGAATCCTCGTGGGAGGGGCTCATCGGCTCGAATTTGACTGGAGGGATTTTGCCGTGTTCGACGACATCAAGGGAGAGCTTGAAGGTGGAAGACCTGTGATTGCGTGGATGAAGCCCAATCGTGCATTGGAACTCAGCCATTCAGTCGTTATCAAGGCGACAACGGATGATGACTTGAGGGTTAAGGTGAACGACCCTGAGCCTGATGACCCTAAGAGTGAATACACCACGAGCGAGTTCATGAAGCAGTGGGAGAACTCCGACAGAATCCTTATCCGAGCCAAAGTCACCGAGAGACCTCAGCAGAGGGAACTGGGGGATTACGCATGATGAGCGAACCTGTGCGGAAGATTAGGAGATATGTCGATAGGAACTATGGCGACACGATTACCGTAGCTGACCCCCTCTACTATGCAAACCAAAAGTTCTGGGTCGCCGAACTGAAGTCAGACTATCCACGCAGAATCCGTGATGACAAGAATAACCAATCATTCGTCAAGTTCCTGACGCTGAGAGACTTGGGCGAGATAAGGCTGACCGACGACAACCGCATCGAAGCGACCCCCAGAGAGGAATTGGTTGAGCGATTGCGGTCTCGTCTTGAGCAGTGGCGCGAGACGGCACAACAAATCATCCTTTCCACATCATCAGAAGAACTGGCTCCACTTGGCGCGTTCAAGGACTCCATTAACCCAATCGTACTCGTAATCAGGTGGCTGGCTAAGAAGGGGAAGCATGAGATTACGAATGAGCAGTTAACAAAGGAACCAGACCCTAGGAAGATGCTTAGGTGGATCAACTTCCTTGTGGACATCAAACTCCTTCAGCGGTCAGACAGAGGATTCACCTATTCCAATCTTTTCACCGAAATGGAAAAGGAGACCGCAGGAGAGGGAACGGAGCATTTCGTAAATCATGTGGTCGCATACATAATGAAAGACTACTACCACATGATTCGGCAGGTCTTCAGAGTGTCCAGATTCGAGACATACCTGCACATGGCGACTTGTTACTACGCGCCATCAATCCAAGCGGAGCGCATGCTCTACAGGAACGAAGACTCCCTTCTGAGGTTGTATCACAAGTGGTATAGCAAGAGTTTCTCAGACTTACGCCTGTCATCGATTCTCGACGAATTGGAGCATCAGAAGATTATGACGTGGGTCGATGACTATTGGTATGGCTCGTCTGAAATCTGGAGCAGAATCCAGCCCCTCATCTCAACAATCCCGCAAGTGGTCGAACGACGCAAGGGTTAGCTGTCGGAACCACCTGAAGCTTGGTCTTTTTTCGATAGCCCTCTTGAGCAATTCCATCCACTTGTTTTCTCCCTCGATATCGATTCCCGCAACCTCTGCGGGGGTCTGTCCCTCAAGTGCGATGTGTGGCTTCACGAAGTTATAGTGAATCCTTTGGCCTTCCGCTATGGGAGTCTTCATTGACTTCCACCCACGCTGAACCTTGACGCGCTCTCTAAGCGTCCCGTTCAACCTCTCGATTCGGTTGTTGTTTGCATGTGGCTTCCCCACCCCTGCCCTTGCGATATGCTCAGGCTTCGCTCCGCAGACAGAATCCTTCCGCGAAGGAACCGAGACGTTGCAATCTCTTTCCTGCGGAATCCTCGCAATATGACGAAACGAAGTTCTAGAGGTTGACAGACTCGGCCTCGTAAATCGCGGTACCTTCCTCCGGTCTCCTCACAATCCGGCTGAATTCCTGCAGCAGCTTCCTTGTCACGGGCCCGGCAGTCCCAGTCCCTATCTTGACCCCGTTGATTGAGCCCGCGGCAACTACCTCTGCCTTCGTCCCGACGAGGAACACCTCGTCAGCAGTGAGGAGGTCGAAGGGTGTGATGTCTCTCTCGGAGACCTCGATTCCGAGGTCCGAGCAGAGCCTGATGATTCTGGCCCTCGTAATCCCGTGGAGTATCCCGGCTGCCGATGAGGGTGTAGAGACCCTGTTGTCC harbors:
- a CDS encoding NusA-like transcription termination signal-binding factor produces the protein MPEIKLSSEQLSLMSMFNSMTGATAKDCVIDEKLNRLIFIVTKGQMGLAIGKEGASVKKMERAVRRPVEVVEWSDDISELIKNALGPRYVQEIRVSDRPDGSRGVVVVVDPKKKGAAVGMGGRNAEKVRLLARRYFDISNVQIVSPL
- a CDS encoding DNA-directed RNA polymerase subunit A', with product MEQALKTIGGIDFSVFSPNEVRKYSVAEITQPETYDEDGMPVQGGLMDSRLGTLEPGQKCGTCGSTAGRCPGHFGHIELAEPVLHIAFVDEINKLIQTTCRTCGRILLPQQELDAYKARLTSRTDFAPTLVETIAKEIFTKARKVKLCPHCGKQQYQIEFTKPTIFHEITEEGGATRLLPVAIRERLERVTNEDLEVLDFNAKAARPEWFVLQVLPVPPLTVRPSITLESGIRSEDDLTHKVVDILRVNQRVRESKESGTPHLIVQDLVDLLHYHVTTYFDNEVSGIPQAHHRSGRPLKTLSQRLKGKEGRFRGSLSGKRVDFSSRTVISPDPSLDIGEVGVPFEVAKKLTIPEKVSSWNIEMLKQLVIKGPFEHPGANYVIRADGVKIRLDFASDRKALADSLTTGYIVERHLIDGDVVLFNRQPSLHRMSVMAHFVRVLPFRTFRLHPSVCPPYNADFDGDEMNLHVPQSEESRSEALMLMKVQDQIISPRYGGPIIGGIRDFITGAFMLTRDETTLTAGEFSNLALIGGYDGDLPEAGARGLYTGKQLFSLFLPKGMNYVLTSKWAKSSKSGESNDVVIRDGNLISGVVDKAVIGAEEPDSLLHRIAKDYGNEEARSFLNSILSVLKTFLTRRGFTYGFNELELPDEAKKGIKDTLDEAYSNVSDLIKKYKAGTLQLTRGLSPEDSLEAYIVNELARARDRAGRIADKAFPPENSGMIMARTGARGSSLNVGQMTAALGQQSVRGKRIEKGLRGRALSHFPWNDNTPEAKGFVRSNYRDGLSPTEFFFHAMGGREGLVDTAVRTQQSGYMQRRLINALEHLKVEYDLTVRDPHGHLIQFLYGEDGVDPAKSDHGRPINLERLLETQGLLSKSKTKLDEETIEKLLKKYQPSLNDRLLRELREKLAAAHLTEEGAKEALEKVAEALDYSRVEPGEASGIVAAQSIGEPGTQMTLRTFHFAGVRERDVTLGLPRLMELVDARKIPATPSMDIYLDKEYGATNEKAVKVAKEILFTKVGNVVDYSEVDPTEGIKLHLSEKMMTDRDASADEVAKVIETGKRNVQIERGKIIRVNMENADLSTLFTLRNKIQNMKLKGIPGITRVTVVKEGEEWFIQAAGSNLGKVIAIKGVDPTRVYTNNVHEVAQVLGIEAARATLVREVMSTLDEQGLEVDIRHIFLVADLMTSKGYIQQIGRHGIAGAKSSVLARAAFEITVPTLAEAAVKGEREDLKGVTENVIVGLPIPVGTGMIDLYMS
- a CDS encoding ribosomal L7Ae/L30e/S12e/Gadd45 family protein — translated: MEPAQLSKLLKEAMKGGKYTIGAKESLASMKGAKAVICTKSMPAGVGAKLREEAKKHEVPVIDVSFTSAELAKLIGRPYKVSALALMSLGEANLKQLLR
- a CDS encoding DNA-directed RNA polymerase subunit B is translated as MSKQVQRSNSWIILRDLLEREGVARQHLNSYNEFFSKGLQNIIDEIGEIEVETVSTPYKIKFGRITLGSPRVVEIDGSVSSILPMEARLRNLTYSAPILLEMTIEEEGLPRDTTRQHIGDLPVMVKSELCQLSDKTKEQLIEVGEDPNDPGGYFIINGAERVIVGLEDLSPNKILVDAEKVSGVNTYKSRVYSSVVGYRSKLELTLKQDGAINVKVPSCPVDLPFVIVMRALGIKSDRDIADSISPKPEIQDLLEVSFDKASEAPTDKDSLVYIGNRVAHGMLEEFRVKRAQSMLDWGLLPHLGKTDDRRYDKAMFMGEAVCKLLELRLGWIGADDKDHYGNKVIKFAGQMLADLFRTAFRNLVRDMKYQLERTGQKRGGNVVGAAIRTGIITDKLNNAIATGNWGRGKVGVTQLLDRTNYLSTLSHLRRVQSPLSRSQPNFEARDLHATHFGRICPSETPEGVNCGLVKNLALSATISVGVPSAEVEEKLWELGAKQIRDADQKLQLNGCRVFMDGRFLGYVDDGERLAKAFRKLRREGQINPSASVMYASSLNDKAYPRLYISISSGRVLRPLIVVENGRPLLNHDLIEKVGAGQLSWRDLVEQGVIELIDANEEENCLVAMEVDQIATKNTHVEVFPAAMFGIAASIIPYPEHNQSPRNTYESAMAKQSLGFSSPTYPISPHVRQHLLVSPQAPVVRTRTLDLLKIDERPLGQNCVVAVLSFEGYNIEDAIIMNRSSIERGLARSFFYRLYEGQAKQYLGGMRDTFEVPSAESNIRGYRGEKFYRLLEGDGIISGESLVSGGDVVIGRTSPPRFMEEYKEFEIKGPYRRDTSVAVRPSEAGVVDSVFMTENVEGGRMFKVRVRDMRIPEIGDKFASRHGQKGVIGLVVPQEDMPYTAEGIVPDVIINPHAFPSRMTVGQFIESIAGKAGALRGTSVDGSAFAGESIEELEKVLKGRSFEPTGREVMYDGKTGKKFAADIFVGVVYYQKLHHMVADKIHARARGQVQMLTKQPTEGRARGGGLRFGEMERDCLIAYGASMVLKDRLLDEADKTEIYVCEKCGLIAYYDAKQRKYTCKIDGDQAKISTVVVAYAFKLLLQEMMSLNIAPRLQLKDKV
- a CDS encoding DNA-directed RNA polymerase subunit H — encoded protein: MKRKKVEEEVPPFQISTHFLIPKHELLTREEAEQVVARNSATPGQFPYILATDPVAKEIGAKPGDFVRITRKSETAGTSTYYRYVVEA